Proteins from a single region of Heterodontus francisci isolate sHetFra1 chromosome 29, sHetFra1.hap1, whole genome shotgun sequence:
- the LOC137345686 gene encoding histone H1-like, with protein MVDHEPAGMDRPAPVASSPPPAPPPPPPDEAEVLDIAVAVKKKRRPYRHKKFGCTVAEQIMKAVAATKERRGLSVTTMKKLLSASGYSPERNTSRLGRTVKNLAHRGSLLQTAGSGASGSVRPGGNNKPEKAATEGKVAAASFSGARRNRRRRLLVRRPARKALVRPKQAKRFRRTTGRRGRSPAAFRKDARFRKVTKRPTRTTTTTDSTKTPDPSPRHSAERRNGSSLSH; from the coding sequence ATGGTGGACCACGAGCCGGCGGGGATGGACCGACCCGCTCCGGTGGCCTCGTCGCCGCCGCcggccccgcccccgcccccgcccgatGAGGCCGAGGTGCTGGACATCGCGGTGGCGGTGAAGAAGAAGCGGCGGCCCTACCGCCACAAGAAGTTCGGCTGCACGGTGGCCGAGCAGATCATGAAGGCGGTGGCGGCCACCAAGGAGCGGCGCGGCCTGTCGGTGACCACCATGAAGAAGCTGCTGTCGGCCAGCGGCTACAGCCCGGAGCGCAACACGTCGCGGCTCGGCCGCACGGTCAAGAACCTGGCGCACCGGGGCTCGCTGCTGCAGACGGCCGGCAGCGGCGCTTCGGGCTCGGTCAGGCCGGGCGGCAACAACAAGCCGGAGAAGGCGGCCACCGAGGGGAAGGTGGCGGCGGCCTCTTTCTCGGGGGCCAGGAGGAACCGGCGCAGGAGGCTGTTGGTCAGGAGGCCGGCCAGGAAAGCCCTGGTGCGCCCCAAGCAGGCCAAAAGGTTCAGGAGGACGACGGGCAGGCGGGGGAGAAGCCCCGCTGCCTTCCGAAAGGACGCCAGGTTTAGGAAGGTGACCAAGCGGCCGACACGCACCACAACCACGACTGACTCCACCAAAACCCCCGACCCATCACCCAGACACTCAGCCGAGCGGAGGAACGGCTCGTCCCTGAGCCATTGA
- the LOC137345933 gene encoding histone H4-like has protein sequence MSGRGKGGKGLGKGGAKRHRKVLRDNIQGITKPAIRRLARRGGVKRISGLIYEETRGVLKVFLESIIRDSVTYTEHAKRKTVTAMDVIYALKRHGRTLYGFGG, from the coding sequence ATGTCAGGTAGAGGCAAAGGTGGCAAAGGGCTGGGTAAAGGGGGTGCTAAACGTCACCGTAAAGTGCTCCGAGATAATATCCAGGGTATCACCAAGCCTGCAATTCGGCGTTTGGCCCGTCGTGGGGGCGTTAAACGTATTTCTGGCCTCATCTACGAGGAAACTCGCGGGGTTTTAAAAGTTTTTTTGGAAAGTATCATCAGGGATTCGGTCACCTACACCGAACACGCGAAACGCAAGACAGTCACTGCCATGGACGTGATTTACGCTCTAAAGCGTCATGGACGAACCCTGTATGGATTCGGTGGTTGA